Part of the Triticum dicoccoides isolate Atlit2015 ecotype Zavitan unplaced genomic scaffold, WEW_v2.0 scaffold139046, whole genome shotgun sequence genome is shown below.
TCGGATGCCACCGTGCTCCAACCAAGGATGACATACCCGAACGGCGTCGCGCTCAGCGCCGACCGCACGCACCTCGTGGTCGCATCTACTGGCCCGTGCAAGCTGCTGAGGCACTGGATCAAAGGGGTCGACGCGGGCAAGTCCGAGCCTTTGGCCGACCTGCCGGGCTACCCAGATAACGTGAGGCCCGACAGGAAAGGAGGCTACTGGGTGGCGTTGCACCGTGAGAGAAATGAGTTGCCCTTTGGTCGTGATAGCCATCTTCTTGCTGTGAGGGTCGCTGCTGATGGGAAGATAGTCGAGGAGATGAGAGGGCCAAAGAAAGTCAGGCCAACCGAGATCATGGAAAGAGATGACGGCAAACTCTACTTGGGCTCGGTGGAGCTTCCTTATGTCGGCGTAGTAGAAAGGAAATAGAGAAGTAGCGTATAGTAGATATAGGATGGATTTAGTTTCTTATTATTCTTGTAGCTAAATGTAACGCTCCAGTTTCTTTTTGTTACAGGCAAACTATTGTAATGCATATTTTTAGAGATCTTTTATAGTACACCTAAGATATATTAGCCATCCATTTAAGTGGACGAACGTTTCAAATTTACCAATACTACAACACGGTTTAGGTAGTATGTATATTATGACGATAGGAACATTTTGGGTGGCAATCAGTTAAAACTCAGCCCGTCCAAGGACGCGCTGAGGTCACCGATGCACGCAGGCGGACCCAGCAATTCGACGGAGCCGCCCACCACGCCGCTCGGCGGCCTTTCTCCATCACACGGAGCCCCACACCACAGACACCACCTCCGGCCATTGCTCCGAGATCAATTCCTTCCCCGTGTCACCAATGGCGCCGATCGTAAGCCCCCTCCCTCACGCACGAAGGTAGCTCTGTCCCTCGTCTTTATCTCTCCT
Proteins encoded:
- the LOC119343743 gene encoding protein STRICTOSIDINE SYNTHASE-LIKE 10-like, whose product is DATVLQPRMTYPNGVALSADRTHLVVASTGPCKLLRHWIKGVDAGKSEPLADLPGYPDNVRPDRKGGYWVALHRERNELPFGRDSHLLAVRVAADGKIVEEMRGPKKVRPTEIMERDDGKLYLGSVELPYVGVVERK